Within the Xiphophorus couchianus chromosome 17, X_couchianus-1.0, whole genome shotgun sequence genome, the region GCAATCGCATCTCCAAGATTCCCGCCGGTGTGTTTGTTGGCCTGGACAAGTTACACTTGCTGGATCTCCAGGGGAACAAGCTGATGGACGATGCTGTCACTGAAGTGAGCCTAAAGGGCCTCACCAGCCTGGTCCAGATCAATTTAGCCAAGAACCAGCTGAGTAGCATGCCCCTTGGACTGCCGCCTACCACCATCCAGCTTTTCCTCGATGGTAACAACATTGAAAAGATTCCTGCTGACTACTTCAAAAGTTTGcccaaaattacatttctgaggCTCAACCACAACAAGCTCGGCAGTGCTGGTGTtccaaaagatatttttaatatctcCAGCATGCTGGACTTGCAGTTGTCTCACAATCAGCTGACAGAGGTTCCAGTAATTCCCTCAGGCCTTGAACACCTCTACCTTGACCACAACAAGATTGCAAGTAAGTGTtagctgggggaaaaaaagtgttttgggGAGTCttgtaaccctaaccctaacccttgtAGAACATGAATCTAAATGTCTTGTTGCACTTCTACTTGCTCTTTTCCAGGTGTGAATGGCTCTAGTGTGTGTCCCGTTTCTGTTGATTCTCTGGATGACTCGACGAACGACAGCGTGCCAAGACTTCGCTACCTCCGACTGGATGGCAATGAGATCAGTCCACCGATTCCCAGGGATGTTGTCATGTGTTTTCGTCTCCTTAGGTCTATTGTTATCTAAACAGAAAACCAATAATGTGCTGTAAACTAAATGACATTCTGCACAACTGTTGAAATGACGTGGATGTTGTTCCAGTCAATGAAACTTGAGAAGTCATCCACTGACATTAAGCTTTCCATTGTTTCATCTTGGAAAGTCTTTCAAGTGAAAAAAGGAATAGAATCTGAAAAAAGCATACTGATCAATAGATGTTTTTGATATAATATTTGCTGACCACTAGCTGTGCCTTATGTCAGTGAAGATACCCGTCTGTAGACCCCTGAActtgtgtgtaaataaatacagaatggGATATGGTGAGATTTGGGACTGAATTTCAAAAAGTTGCAAAATATCcatattctctgtttttatttttattttgggggttttttttgacactttatatttgtagattttgtgtttttatttgtttttaaaagacaatctGTCAAGTATGCAGAAATatatgtccatccatccatccatccattttctgttcacccatgtccctaatggggtcaggagggttgctggtgcccatctccagctacgttccaggcgggaggcggggtacaccctggacaggtcgccagtctgtcgcagggcaacacagagacatacaggacaaacaaccattcacacacaacacacacccctagggagaatttagatagaccaattaacctaacagtcatgtttttggactgtgggaggaagccggagtacccggagagaacccacgcatgcacagggagaacatgcaaactccatgcagaaagaccccggccgggaatcgaacccaggaccttcttgctgcaaggcaacagtgctaccaactgcgccactgtgcagccccagaAATATATGTACTgttggtaatttatttttatttaatactgGGAAAGAATTTGAATCCTGTGACTACTCATGGCCAACACTACTTCTTGTTTTGTACacgaaaatgtgaatatttgcCAACTTATTTTTAACATTCTGGTCATTTTTTCTGAATACATTGTGTGAGGGATTTCATCTTAAATTATCTTCAATAAAACTTAGAATGAACATGTGATCATGTAATTgtgtaattttttcattttttattttttattttttactgtagcATGAAGTAAAAATCTTCCATGAAGATCAAATGTCTACCATAATTTGCCATTTGTGGTGTGTCATAGGTTTCATTGCAGTATATCACATAATATGACTAGCGTACCTTTATATACTTATCTATGTTATTGTTCTGTCCAATTGTCTGTCAGTTTCACCAGTACtacaaaaaaatcattgcaTAATTTTGTATACAAAGTCCATACACAATAATGAAATAGATTTTGAGCAATAGCAGTAGCATGCCAGTGTTAGCATAACACTTGAAGcactgacagcagcagcagcaggggaaTTCATTAAAGGCTGTCACTGATTGTGTCACATCAGGACTATGGGTGTTTTAGGTgaagtaaatatatataaatgtagaATGAACACCAAATAAAGTCAGTAGTAGCTTTTAAGAGTTTACTACCCAATACAACCACACTAGCTGGCTAACTAGTCAGGCTATCTGCAAATATAAACTGCTTGTGGTCAGCAGCTTAACACAGATACAGCTAGAGTTTTTCTAGCCAGAAATATTACtaaactgaatgttttactGTGGCAACCAAAGACAAGTTGTTTTACACACCATAATAATTTAGTTCTTCCACTGCTTGAACCTCAAACTGTACAATAACTGTTTGCAGTGGAAAACTTCAAAAACCCTTagctgttttgcttttaaccTGAAAATCTCAAGAGATTTTGCCAGGATTAGGCATCATAAGCCATTTGAG harbors:
- the kera gene encoding keratocan encodes the protein MAGLQKILVVLCLVTQAISQDMPYEELLAQLQACPKECNCPQNFPRAVYCDNKGLKSIPTIPLYTWYLYLQNNLIETMPLDALQNATQLRWINLNRNKITSDKVGEGVLGGMKHLAHLYMDDNLLSTVPSPLPVSLEHLRLSRNRISKIPAGVFVGLDKLHLLDLQGNKLMDDAVTEVSLKGLTSLVQINLAKNQLSSMPLGLPPTTIQLFLDGNNIEKIPADYFKSLPKITFLRLNHNKLGSAGVPKDIFNISSMLDLQLSHNQLTEVPVIPSGLEHLYLDHNKIASVNGSSVCPVSVDSLDDSTNDSVPRLRYLRLDGNEISPPIPRDVVMCFRLLRSIVI